The stretch of DNA CCTGTATTTGGGTGATACAATCAGTCCGGAATTAGCCACAAACTGGCCATGTGACCAAGTTTCAATATAACAGAAACCTACCCACTCTCCATTTTCAGTAGCAACCACAGCATTGCCATCTGAAATCTTTTTACTTAAATATTCGATGGAACGTTTTGCGATCCCCGTCCCTCTTCTCTGTGCAGAATCATACATTTCCTGCTGTATTTCACTCACATACATTAGATGTTCGCATGAGGAAATTTCTATTTCCATTTATTTATCTGAATTTTTTGACAAATTTAAAGCATAATAACTTTATAAACCAAATTAAAAAGATATTTTTTTTGTTTAAAACAGAATTAAAAGATAATATATCTTATTGGTTATATTTTAATTTGCTAAATTATTATATATTTGCTAAAATACTATACATGGAAAATAAATGTCCGAAATGCAACAGCACTAATACTGTAAAAAGTGGGATAATCAATGAAAAGCAAAGATTCCATTGTAAGGACTGTAAGTATTATTTTACAGTAAAAAAACTGGGAAAACAGATCGATGACTATTATGTCACCAAAGCCCTTCAACTATACCTCGAAGGTTTGAGCTATCGTGAAATAGAAAGAATTATCGGGGTTTCTCATGTAACCATAAGTTCATGGATCAAAAAGTATAATATCACAAGACCTCCTCATTCCGAATTCCATCCCGTATATAAAGTATTAAAACAAAATGAGCTCATTGAATATATGTCGAATGAAGAAAACATTAAAAATTCAGGACTGATTATCACTCAGTTTGCTGACAAGTATATGCTGATTAAATGGGAGAGATTTAAGAAATAGATTTATGGAAAGGCAGAATCGCTGAAAAGCTAAATTGCGGAAAGGCAGAAAGGCTAAATCGTAAAACCGCGGAATCGTAAGACTGAATCAATTATAGAACTATTTTCCACTTACCTAAAAATCTCGCATCACGAATCCCGTAACTCGAACCCCGAACCTCGTATCTCAAACCTCGCATCACGAACCTCACCTATCACTTAATCCAAAAACTATACACTTACCAATAATATATACTAAATTTCTATAAACAAATTATTAATTACAATTTGGTGTTCACAAAATTAACGCCAAAAAATTGATAATTTATGAAGAAAATACTCACTTTTATTGGATTAGCTCTAATTAGTAGTTCACTATACTCTCAAGGATCTCCGGACTACGGAGGCGGGCTAAAAATAAACTTGAATCCCGAAGGAGATAAATTTGTAAGATTCATTTTATGGGATCAATTCTGGCTCAGAAATACCCAAATGAACCCAGGAAGTATGGTGGGAGACGAGCCTACCAATAATACATGGAACGTAGGAAACCGCAGACTCAGAGCACTCACCTATGCCCAGATCACTAAAAGATATATGATTTTACTCCACTTTGGAATCAACAATCAGACTTTCATTAACGGCGGAGCACCGGGAACAACAGGAACAGGAGGAAATGGAAACGGAAAGAAAACACAATTATTCTTTCATG from Chryseobacterium piperi encodes:
- a CDS encoding IS1/IS1595 family N-terminal zinc-binding domain-containing protein, whose protein sequence is MENKCPKCNSTNTVKSGIINEKQRFHCKDCKYYFTVKKLGKQIDDYYVTKALQLYLEGLSYREIERIIGVSHVTISSWIKKYNITRPPHSEFHPVYKVLKQNELIEYMSNEENIKNSGLIITQFADKYMLIKWERFKK